The Elaeis guineensis isolate ETL-2024a chromosome 14, EG11, whole genome shotgun sequence genomic sequence AACAGATTGCAGATGAAGAACTCTCTACTTACAAACTAGAAAGCCCTCCAGAAACAAAGAATAGGTCAAGGGTGAAAATTTGGCTTGAGAGGCATAAGAACTTGCACATTGCCCTGCTAGTAGTGGTTATGCTTGGTACCTGCATGGTAATTGGAGATGGTGTACTCACTCCAGCCATATCAGGTGCTCCCCTCCCTCTGCCCCCTCCCCGCCCCACCACCCCCCTCTCCCCCCGCCTCTTTCCTTTTTGATGCTTAGATTTCCACATTATTTGCTAATcttattctcttttatttttttcccttgcGTAGTTTTTTCTGCAGTTTCAGGGCTTGAGCTGGCCATGTCTAAGCACCACCATGAATGTAAGCTTTCCAGCTATCTCATGAATGTTTTTGGTTTCAGCAGCAGTCTATTGGTAGCCCTCAAAATATGACAGATCTCTAGATATAAGTGAGGACCCCATAACACCCTTATTATTTTTTAACCTTTGTTTGTTCTTTAGGGTACGAATCTGTATTAACAAGGCAACATCTAAACAATTAACAGGTTTGTAGAAGAAACAGATGACTTGAGTTTCATATACCAACATTGATGCTGTTTTTACTTttcttcatttatttatttttaaatttctggTCAGGGCTAAGCTGCATGAAATCTTGTGATGTCAGGGTTGTGACTGTCCTTGTCTACCAACTTAAGGCCACGTGCATTCTTTCACAGCCATTATTTTCTGTTAGTTGTTTAATGTAGAGATATTTTTTTCCAGGAAATGTACATTTGCTTCTCTTTCAGTCTTCCAGTTGTACAGTATTTTGTCAAAACAAATATCGTTATCATGTTATGCTGTTGTACccccccaaaaaaagaaaagattttagCAGTTATTCATATTTCAATCTTTGCAAGCAGTCTTGTGATGCTACTCCCTTGAACAAGTTTATAGCGGAGAAAGAACTATAACAATCAGGATGCAGGACTTAAATAGCAACTACATATGATTAACACATTCTATTGTGTGCATAAAGTAACTATCTCCTCTGCTGTTCTTTTTTAAAGTTAATCAAAGTCGGCTAGTTTTAGGGAATGATATGTAAAGGAATTTTATGTTGCAACAagcatttaaaaaattaatagaaaAGTGTTTTGAATTGTTTGACATCTGGAGAAGTCCAAAGAAACCTGGCTTTGATGGTTCTTACTACTTCTCGAGCAAGAAACTAGAACTTCTACGTATATACCTGTTAGCTTGTTTATATAATGCAATTCCACTGGCATGAATCCAACGACACTACTCCCTTGAACAAGTTTTCAGGATTTAAATAGCTACTACATGTGTTTAACAGTTAACTTATTCTATTGTATGCATAAGGGAACTACCTCCTAGTTGTTCTTTTTTAAAGTCAATCACAATTGCCAAGTTTAATATGCAGGGCATGAAATAAAATATCCAAAGATATTTTGGGTTGCAACAAGCATTTAAAGAAGGGGAAAAATGCATGTTAGCTTGTTCGACATTTTTAAGAAGTCCAAAGTAACCCGGCTCTGATTGTTCTTATTAATTCTCAAACGATAAACTAGAACTCCCATGTATTTAACTGTTAGCCTGCATATATAATGCGACTATCCTGGCATGGATTACCAGTAATTACATATTCTCTATGTCTTTCTTTTTACTATCTGATGACTTTTCTTTTTGTATGCAGATGCTGTGGTTCCGATTACTTGTTTCATATTAATTTGTTTATTTGCACTCCAACACTATGGTACCCATCGGATTGGATTTCTATTTGCTCCAATTATTCTGACTTGGCTACTGTGCATCAGTGCACTTGGCATCTATAATATTGCTCACTGGAACCCACATGTCTATCAAGCACTTTCCCCGTATTACATGTTTAAATTCTTGAAGAAGACCAAAAAGGGAGGCTGGATGTCCTTGGGTGGAATTTTACTATGCATAACAGGTAAATTCGGTAACATGCATAAACaagtagaaattattttttcgCTCACTAAATCAGAAAATATAATTGATCTTATTTTACATGGGGATATTTatagttgatttggttttgaatagagTTTTCCTCCAAAATGAACTACATCACTATTTTCAAAAATGTCTCTAGGCAATAATCAATTTGGAGACAGTATTGGATGAAAGTCAGAACTATGTCAGATGAAATTACAAGGGCAGCTGAGTCGGTCTGTGAAATAAAATGAAACTAGAAGGTTTTATCAATGTCAGTGGAAGTTTTAGGGCAGAATGTGATAGATTTGTCTTGTATGAAATTGTAAAATAAAACTTGGATCAGTAGCTGAAATCTTGCATTGATTACTGTTGCAGGATCAGAGGCAATGTTTGCAGATCTCGGCCACTTCTCATACACTGCAATTCAGGTGCTTTTGCCTAGGATTTTTTCATTTgttaattttctttttcttttttcctttttgtcaGGTTATGACTGAATCTCCTATTCTGTACGATTGTGTACCTCTTGTAGATTGCTTTCACTTCACTAGTTTATCCAGCTCTGATTCTGGCATACATGGGTCAAGCTGCTTATTTATCAAAACACCATAAAATCTACACAAGTTACCAGATTGGCTTTTATGTCTCAGTTCCAGGTATGTATTGCATTTCTCACTTGAAGGAGCCATATACACGTGAATCTTTATTGGAAAGTAGTGACCTATATGGCTGCTTGCCTAACCCTCCTTCATATTAGCTAAAAGGACATTGTTCTCTGTTCATGCAGTTATTTTActgaaaagcaggatgaacatAGTTGCTTGTAAGCTGGGCATATATGATTGCTCAGAAGTTCATGTTCACGCATTATTCACATGGCTAAATGCAAAACTGCCATGCATCGTACCATTTCAACTAAATGTTGAAAAAATTAGTTCATTTGACTTTCCTTTCTTGAGGGAAATTAAGAAACTACATTTAAGAGTGTAAATTCATGGAAGGAGAGTTTGACTGCACTGTATGAACTGGTTAAAGTGAAGTTACAAATATGAATACTAGAGAAGAAAGACACATTACAAGATAACATGTTCCAAACAGAGCAAGGTCGAATGTACATGGGAAAGCTGGAAGATGCCATATGGGAATTGTTCAAATTTATCGACTTGGTTTTGTGTGAAGAAGATCAATAGTTGGGGTGCTTCTAATATAGATATTGATGTGAATGAAAATAAAGGAGAAGTTAGTTAATGTTGATGCAGAATGGGCATTTAATAGACTTCCAAGTGGGCCTATTCGACAACAAGGTAAAAAAAGAATTAAATGCATGTCCTGCTACCAAGAGATATAATGAAGCAGTTACAAAGGGAGCTTTGTTGAGTTCGTTCATGTAATTTATAGATCCCATTGCAGACTTCAGAAAAGCCCGAGCATGCTTCGTTGGCGAGTTGTGAAGAAAATCCTTCTTCATGTGACAGATAATAATTTCCATCCTGGTCTTATTTGGCATAAATCGAGACACATTGCTTGGGAAGTGGCTAGGAAGAATTAAAGTTAATCCAGTTATATGTTCTCTTTTCTAGGAGATTTTGAGTTAACGACTTGCTCATTAAAGTCCCTTGATTTCGTCTACCAAGGGTAAATTGCTACCCGAGTGTTGATCAATATGTTTGGAACAAACACTAAATGCATAAATTGGTGTTAGTAAAATTCAAGTAGAATTGAGTATATAACTATATATGCTTCAATTCCAAGCACCTGTTGGAACTAGGTGGgtcattgatttttttcttttttactatTACAACAATATTCAGGAATAGTGTGTTTTCATAGAGCTGTGTAAACAGAGATACATCTCATTTTTAGCACCATTGGGTGGTTTGTTCTAACTGTTTCTGCAAAAATAGTGCCTAAAAGAGACATCTATAGTAGTGGTTTGGAACGTATGGTAATTTTGTTGCTTAAAGACAAATAAAGACTTTGAAGATAGGGATTTTGTTTCGACTTGTTGCTTGCTTTATCTGGGCAAATACTCTTCAGTCCTCTGGGCTGACTGCTGATGCTGCAGCCATCAAGAGCTCAACACAATACAACACACATAGACATTGTATTTGTCCTAACATATCTTTGCTGGTGGGAGCCTAAGATCTTTACAATCAGTGGATGTAAGGAAGGTGAGTCGCCCCTGTCAGTTTGCTGCATGATTGAGGTATGAGTTAAAACCCTATCCATCAAAAGTGGGGGTGATGACATAGATGCTTTAATTTAAATGTAAGCAAAGGTTGTATTTGCCATCAAATTGTAGAAATTCAGTCAACAAGTCATCATCAATTTCACCCACATTTGGCCATTTTTGGATGATTATGTTTGGCTGTCAAATGTCATGTCATAATTTCTTCTGTTTGCATTATCTTGAAgacaatatttttattattagttTCTCGATAGCAATATTTTAGATGGGAAAATATGACCTTTAAGAAATTGCCAATATCAAATGTCTTCGTGAAGCCAAATACTCATGAAGGGTTTCTCAGTATTATTAACCATATTATGCCAGTCCTGTCTGCTAGCAGATATAGTGGAACAATGATTTGAAAACCTTAAAAAAAGGGGCTTTTGTCATCAAATTTGTTTACCACAATGGGGAAAAATTAACTGAGTGAACACCCACAGAACACTGGAATTTGAGATAAGAAACCTGGTTCCGACCAGATATGAGGTGCATGTTCCTATAAGCGCAAAGCCCTCTTTTATCGTTTGAAGGTTAGTAGAGCAGCATAAATATTTAGAGCCCAGCCCAAAGTATCGTGCCCTGTGGTAATGCAAGAGCGTAGTCCTTCCATGCATGAGCAAGCAACATTTTTCCTCAATGCAAGTAACAGCAATTGCTCCTGTGTAACTCAAGTAACCAGCCAAGTAATATAGTTACTCCTTATCAGTAGAGGATTCTGAAGTTGCTGGTTCTTTTTCCACTTTAGCTTCTTTTAAGTCTGAACTGTATTAATCCACTATCTTCAATTTATTCCAGTGGCCTGAAGCATTTGTATTGCCTGTTGTAGAAGGAACATCAAGCAACTAATCTTGATTCCCACAAAATTCAAATACTGCTCAGATTAAATTGTAGTCCGTTCACAGTATTAATTTCTTCTAGTGTGTCATTTACTTCTTACCAAACAAACATAGAATAATAGTTTTGACATTTCTGTCTTTGttttcatttattaattttttgatattgtgTTTGATCTGATTCTGCTTATTTCTGCATAATCACTATGAAGAACCAAATTTGATTCTTAGACCATTTTTGATTTTTAGAGAGTGTAAGGTGGCCTGTGCTTGGACTAGCAATACTAGCTTCAGTGGTGGGAAGCCAGGCAATCATCAGTGGAACATTCTCTATCATAAACCAGAGCCAATCGCTTGGTTGCTTTCCTCGAGTGAAAGTAGTCCATACTTCTGAGAAAATTCATGGGCAGATCTATATCCCAGAGATCAATTGGATGCTCATGATCCTCTGCATAGCAGTTGCTGTTGGCTTTAGAAACACAAAACACATGGGCAATGCTTCTGGTATGTTTGAACTACttagttattatttttttcttttgatatctGCAGCCGTATGCCACTTATGATACTACTTCTTTCCAAGACGCATTCTCCACTCGACCAGCATTATAGAGCATGAATTAAATCAACAATAGCCTGAAGCCACTGTACTTTCAAAAAATCTTCAAATATTGCTTGCAACCATGATGTCCATCTTACCTAGATCACTTACCGGTTACCCTGTATATACTACTATTATCGCATAGGTCATACTTGTTTAATGGAGGCTTTTAATCTCTTCTCAAGTTTTCAATTAGAATGCATCAAAAACTATCATTTCCTTGTAATATAACAAGCATGCCAGATGTATAGTTTCCTTATAAACCCATGTAATTTCAGATGTTTATTCCTCTTTAACAGCCTGTACTTGTGCACTTAATGGTTCTTACGACTGACTGCATCATGCCTTCTGTTATTTTGCTAAATCCCTTATCCAGTCCTAACATTCTGTTTTCCTTGGAATGCGATACAGGACTAGCAGTAATCACCGTTATGCTGGTTACCACATGCCTTACTTCTCTGGTCATGATCCTTTGCTGGCATAAACCCCCACTCCTGGCCCTTGCTTTTCTTCTATTCTTTGGCTCCATTGAGGTCCTCTACTTTTCTGCCTCCCTCATCAAATTTCTTGAGGGTGCCTGGCTCCCCATCCTTCTTGCTCTCTTCCTCATGGCTGTCATGTTTGTCTGGCACTACACCACAATCAAGAAGTATGAGTTTGACCTGAGCAACAAGGTTTCCTTAGAATGGCTCCTGGTGCTTGGTGACAAGCTCGGTATCATCCGTGTTCCTGGCATCGGTCTTGTGTACACTGATCTCATCTCTGGCATTCCTGCTAACTTCTCTCGCTTTGTCACCAACCTCCCGGCATTCCACCACATACTAGTTTTTGTCTGTGTCAAATCTGTTCCTGTCCCTTTTGTGCCTCCTGCAGAAAGATACCTTGTGGGTCGTGTTGGACCGCCAAATCACCGGTCATATCGATGCATTGTTCGATATGGCTACCGTGATGTCCACCAAGACATCGACTCTTTCGAGTCTCAGCTCATTGCTAGTTTATCTGAATTCATACGATCTGAAGCATCATATGGTGGCCCTCGGTCTAGCAATTCGATGGATGGGGGTGAGGACAGACTCACTGTTATTGGAAGCAATGCATTCGCATGCCCTTCCAGATACGATTTTGAGGAGAATATCCAACCAGCAGGTGTGTCCATTGAGTTCCACTCTGAGGGGAATGCGACGGAATTGTTGCCTGTTAGTATGGGGAAGAAGGTTCGGTTCTTTTTAGAGGATGACCATAGCTCAGAATTGGAGAAGCATGCGAGGGAAGAGCTCGAGGAGCTATGTGTGGCACGTCAAGCAGGGACTGCATTCATACTGGGGCATTCACACGTGCGAGCAAAGCCGGGTTCATCCATCATGAAGAAGTTGGCGATCGATGTTGTGTACAATTTCCTTGGAAGGAATTGCCGGGGCCCAGACGTGGCACTGCGAGTGCCTCCAGCATCGCTGCTTGAGGTTGGGATGGTTTATGTATTATGAGATGAAGCCTGTGCAGCCATCTAAGGTCATCCCTTCCAAAGTGTTCAGGGAATCTACTATTTCATTTCCAGAAAATATAAGAGTGATGGTGTGCCAGTTGTTATAAAATCTTCGCAGTGTCTTGAGGGCTACTGTCTGAGGTCAAGATTGTGTATGTATTTTGTGCTGAAGCCTGTGCAGCTGTGTGAGTAAGATCATCCCAGCCAAAATGTTAAGGAATGCACCATTAAATGTTAGGAAAATGTAGGAGTGACACCGACTGTTATTGCAACATCATGGCCTTAAGAATTTACAATGGGTATCTGACTGTTAGATCTTACCTCAAGAAAGTGAATAGGTGTAATGGGAGCACCTCTCTTTTTAAAACCAAAGTAGTCTATGGGAATGGTTTCTGTGGTCTTGAATTTCACTGTATCTAGGATGTGGTCGATTCACCGTCAGAATTGGAATATAAATGGATTGGAATAAGAATTGAaattgttatatttttttatgtatttgaTTTGTGACTGAaatcagaattaaaattaaaataaaatttaaatattatttgaaaatcTGGATTGAATTGTAAGATATTTTTATTCCTTCTAAAAtcgaaatgaaaataaaattttctttgatCAAACAATTGGATGTAAGTTATTCGATCCATTCCCATTCTAAAATCCAACTCTTTCCAATCTACCAGAAAGTTATTGCACTGTTGAGCTAGGTAGTTTGACAGCTTTTCACAGTCACAGCTCATGTCTGCTTGACACACCTTGATgaagataaatattttatatacaagTATGCTTGATACTTTCTGTTGGACCTTACGTTGTATTAGAATCAAAAACTACCTATCTGGATACATGTGAAGGTATAAATGAAGAACTAGATGATCCAATTTTTCATGTGAACAAGAGAATATCTGAAGTACTCCAAATTCCATCATGTTGCCGGATTCTTGAAATTTCGTGTAATGTATGCTGACCTCGGATTCACCATAAAAGCGAATCCTGAAAATTTTCTATATGatcggagattttttttttatatatttttgtaatcCAGAGAACATCCCATAgattatctaacataaaattgGATACGAATGTAGCTATAAGCTTTGTGAAGAGGCAAATTGATTTGCAGCTCTTGATTTGACTTCCCTGTTCCATCTATCCAGTCATCCAACGGCGAATCCTTCTTGCACGCGAATGATACAACCTCGGCGTTCAACGATCCACGAATCCAACGGTCCCGCTGAGGGCATTTATGTCAAATCAGGATAACCTATGCATTTCACTTCTCTTCTGCTATACAACGAGCCTGCGAGCTAAACTAAACTGGGATAAGGTTTTTAGATCACAAAGGATCAGGAGCGGGAGAGGGACTAATATCCCCAATAAGTTCAGAATTATCTGGAACAAGAACGAGTTATTCCTGCGAGCAAGATGTCGGCGTGCATGTATAGCCCTCTTTCTCTGTCTTCTCCGTCGACTGTTGGAAAATCGGCATTTGGTTTCCGCTCGAAATCGAAGCTGCTCACAGTCCGCTGCACTGTTGGAGGTATCTGCTTTTCTTTTGTACTTTTTGCccatttttttgtactttctgaACTTAATTCAGAGAAATTTGCTCATCCTCTCGAGTTAGGGTTTTTGTTCTCTTTGTTGTACTCTTTATAATGCTCTTATGATACGTATTGGATTATGTCTCTTCTTCCCCAAATTCTATGGATACGCCTTGCAAATTTGCTTACTCGGTGTAGTTATTATTCattgaatgattaaaagttcgtaACATTGGGATTTCTTTTTTTGTCGTAAAAATCAATACGGTAAGCTTTGGTCCTTTGGACGTGAActggatctctctctctctctcttgaagttaACCCAATTTCCCCAGTTGAATTCTTACTCCATCTTTTCCTAATTTGCCTTTTCATGTTGGAAACCGGTTCAGATGGGGGACGAAATTGATTTAAAGTGCTTTTTTATTAGATATCTGTGTACCCTTCGATATTTATAGTTTGCAATTTTGAGTGGCGATATTCCCAagctcataaaaattataatctATGTTCAATGTACGTCTATTAAGATGGAAGTGTAGCTTGTAATTCACTTCAATTTCTTAAAATGAGATCAGTATTACATTTACACCTACAGCTATATATGCTGAAAAACAAGATCAATACAAAAGAAGCACCAAGCATAtacagctatatatatatatatatatatatatataaaagaagtgTATGTGTGGTTTCTACCTCCCTACATCAAACATCTATATATTATAATTCTGTTTTTTTCGATATTTTTGAAATGAAATTGAATACTAGtaagaaaatatatttaaaagattcaagtcaaaaaatctgatttcttTACTTTCTTATGCTATTTGTGTTTTGGGGGCCTAACTAATAATTTCtaattcctttttcttttcccagAATTTGTTGCAGAACCAAAAGTTATGAGTGTTGCCGAGCCACTCCTGGTACGTGCTGTTCGAGGAGAAAAAGTTGAAAGACCTCCAGTTTGGTTGATGAGGCAGgcagggaggtacatgaaggcagGTTTAATTTGTGTTTCAGCTTTGCCTATGAGCTGCCAAATGTATTTTCATTTTTGGATCTGTACAATATGTTCCAGCTGATAAAGGCTTAGTCAAAGTAGTTAATGCTTTTGTCTAAAAATTTTACTTGCCTATAACAAAAAGGACTTGTATTATACTAACACAAAAGCAGAGGCCAGAACTATAGAGGTATATGGTCTGGGATGACCAAGAAATATCCTGGAAATTGATGAGAAGTGGGTGCTTTCAGGGGTAATTCAAGAAAATGATGCTAAACGCTAAATTTTAATTTGTTATGCAGGATCATTGATATTTGGAATAATGTATGGACAGGGCGGAGATGAAAAGGAATATgcatattgattgatcttgaaagGAATGTAAAATCTATTCGAGATGAAATTAGTTGTTATGGACTGTGCCATCACGTATAAACAGCTAATGGGGTAAACACTCTGGTTCTCTAGCAGTAAGTGTGACAACAAACTTTGGAAGTGGTTGTGGCATCAAAATTGAATGTTATTGCAACTAAAATCATAATTATACTACTGAAACAGGTGGGAGAAATCTTACCTTGAAACATGGTAATCATCTTTTTCTAGTTGTCTGGTATCTTAAAATCGTTGCATGTATTTAGAATTATATAGTGGTAGTTTAAGTGTCATGGTGTCTTCGTGTATATCACTTAGAGAAATATAATTATGGGGAAATTCATATAGTGGAGGTGTCATGGTTTCTTTGTGTATATCACTAATATGAATTTACAGTTGGGCGGAGATTCATAGACTAGAGGTGATGGAAGCAGCAGAGTATTGATCAAGTGATTGTGTTTCAGGAAATGCATGAGGCTTCATGAGGGATAATAAGGGTTAAGGATTCAGCGATAGGTGAGATACAAAGTATGGAAGTTAGTGAACAGGATATAATAGCCTTAGTTCTAGATGAAAGGAGGAAAAACTAATGATATTAGTTTATATAtcaatggatctttacagcttttTAACATATTTCAGCAGAATAATTATTTTAAGGAATTAATGTGACGAATATGTGGGAGAGGGTGGTTAGACGTAGACTGAGATGAACCCTATAATGTATTTCAAtggagtggtttttttttttttttttttttttaagtcatatTATGGATCTATAAAGAGGTTACTTGAACTCTCACATGGCTTAATGCTAGCATAGTCAGTGATTTAATTTTGATCTCTTCTTATTAAATCTATTGGTGGAGAAATTTACAGCAAGGTGAAGAACTATATTTGGTTTTTATACAtgtggaggaaaaaaaaagagaacaattTAATCACTAGTCAACCTACTTGAAGTTGGTGAGAAAGGAACATGCATATATTTGTTTTGCCAAAtatgttttctattttttcatgCATACTCTTATTTCTTTATCTTGCTCACAAAAGTATTTTTCTCAAATCTCAATGATAATGTAGTCACTTTCTTTTCTTGAACAGAGTTATCAAAAGATCTGTGAAAAGTATCCTTCTTTTCGTGAAAGATCAGAAAATGTTGATCTTGTTGTAGAAATCTCTTTACAACCATGGAAAGTTTTCAGGCCTGATGGGGTGAGACACTTATTTGGAATTATTATgttgcttttattttttcttttataattatCAGAATGACTCCATCTTGATTACTCATAATCTACAATGGGGTCAGGTGAAAACTTGTGGTTGTTTCTCCTGTTGTGTGTTCTGATCTTTCTGTTCACTTGTCTGTGATGTACACGGTATGTGATTGCACCATAGTTCAAGTATGTGCTAGTAATCCTCCATTAACCAAATCAGGGAGTCAAGTTGTGGTCTATAGAAGTCAAACATGGTAAGCCTTGTAATGATTCTCAACTCAGGTGTATCATGGATTATGTAATAAAGTGGCAAATCTGTAACAGTGCATCTTTGATATCATTAAGATCTGGCATTTTTGTTGAGTATGATAACCTGGTTGGtccattttattttagtagagaTGGAACCGTGTTATCACATATCTTCTTATTCGCACTGGATCTGATTTCTCTTGTTTGAATATGTCTTGCAGAATAGCTGCTGCTTCATGTAGTGCTGTTAAATTCTATATATTGTTGACTTCATTTTTCACTTCATTTTCTTGCAGGTTATATTATTTTCAGACATCCTTACCCCTCTTCCAGGGATGAATATACCATTTGACATAGTAAAAGGAAGGGGTCCGGTGATACACAGTCCTTTAAGAACAGCtgttgatgttgatcaagtgacAGAATTTGTTCCTGAGGAATCAGTTCCATATGTTGGGGAAGCTTTGACTATCTTGCGGGCAGAGGTTGGTATACTATATCCTTTCAAATTTCTGATGTGAAAAGGTTAAATACATTCATGTTTTTGTTATAGTTAACCTGGACTCTTCTATTCAGTTTTGATACCATCATTGGATGTGTGTTGTTCCCCCTACTGGTGCACAACTTATAGTACCTTTTTCAGGTCTCTTTCAGAAAAAAAGGAATCCTGGTTTTCTGCCCCCAGAACACTACATACCATTCCTAGATAATCTTTCGCATTTCATTTGGACACACTTGTACATGCACTTTCAGTGTGCTAGAGTACTCAAACATATTCAGGGAACACTAGGAACATAATTTTGAGACATAAGGGACATTGACTAAAGGTTCTTGTGGTTTTGTATTTGAGAAATCAATACCGTTTGTATGGCATTTTTTTTATGCATTATTGATATTTTGGCATTATCAGTATTTTCTTTGGTAGATTATAGGTGACGTGTCTCTTCACTATTCTTTTATTATGAGAAGCAATTTGATACTTCATCTACATTGATATTTAACACAAAATCATAGTGTGCATGTACATGCACATAAAGTACCCAAAAGTGTATAACTTTGCTGCTTGCATCTTCATTCCAAGATTTTGAAGAGCTTGAAACCTACTGGTGCAACACAGCATCAAGGCATTTCAGGCCTGAATTATGCCTGTTACCTCTGTTCTTAGGTCTTATTATTGGAACTACAAACTTTGATTGCTTCCAGACTCTTAGATCTTGACGGGTTCTAACGCATTGATATA encodes the following:
- the LOC105057191 gene encoding probable potassium transporter 9, which translates into the protein MMDPELGRGLNPQKKDSWKALLLLAYQSLGVVYGDLSISPLYVYKSTFAEDITHSETNEEIFGVLSFVFWTLTLVPLFKYVFIVLRADDNGQGGTFALYSSICRHAQVSLLPNKQIADEELSTYKLESPPETKNRSRVKIWLERHKNLHIALLVVVMLGTCMVIGDGVLTPAISVFSAVSGLELAMSKHHHEYAVVPITCFILICLFALQHYGTHRIGFLFAPIILTWLLCISALGIYNIAHWNPHVYQALSPYYMFKFLKKTKKGGWMSLGGILLCITGSEAMFADLGHFSYTAIQIAFTSLVYPALILAYMGQAAYLSKHHKIYTSYQIGFYVSVPESVRWPVLGLAILASVVGSQAIISGTFSIINQSQSLGCFPRVKVVHTSEKIHGQIYIPEINWMLMILCIAVAVGFRNTKHMGNASGLAVITVMLVTTCLTSLVMILCWHKPPLLALAFLLFFGSIEVLYFSASLIKFLEGAWLPILLALFLMAVMFVWHYTTIKKYEFDLSNKVSLEWLLVLGDKLGIIRVPGIGLVYTDLISGIPANFSRFVTNLPAFHHILVFVCVKSVPVPFVPPAERYLVGRVGPPNHRSYRCIVRYGYRDVHQDIDSFESQLIASLSEFIRSEASYGGPRSSNSMDGGEDRLTVIGSNAFACPSRYDFEENIQPAGVSIEFHSEGNATELLPVSMGKKVRFFLEDDHSSELEKHAREELEELCVARQAGTAFILGHSHVRAKPGSSIMKKLAIDVVYNFLGRNCRGPDVALRVPPASLLEVGMVYVL
- the LOC105057190 gene encoding uroporphyrinogen decarboxylase, chloroplastic isoform X5; translated protein: MSACMYSPLSLSSPSTVGKSAFGFRSKSKLLTVRCTVGEFVAEPKVMSVAEPLLVRAVRGEKVERPPVWLMRQAGRYMKSYQKICEKYPSFRERSENVDLVVEISLQPWKVFRPDGVILFSDILTPLPGMNIPFDIVKGRGPVIHSPLRTAVDVDQVTEFVPEESVPYVGEALTILRAEVNSYAAVLGFVGAPFTLASYVVEGGSPKHYTKIKSLAFSQPKVLHALLQKFTNSMAKYIKYQADEGAQAVQIFDSWATKLSPVDFEEFSLPYLKQIVDSVKATHPDLPLILYASGSGGLLERLPLTGVDVVSLDWTVDMAEGRRRLGSNVAVQGNVDPGVLFGSKEFITKRIHDTVWI
- the LOC105057190 gene encoding uroporphyrinogen decarboxylase, chloroplastic isoform X4, whose amino-acid sequence is MSACMYSPLSLSSPSTVGKSAFGFRSKSKLLTVRCTVGEFVAEPKVMSVAEPLLVRAVRGEKVERPPVWLMRQAGRYMKSYQKICEKYPSFRERSENVDLVVEISLQPWKVFRPDGVILFSDILTPLPGMNIPFDIVKGRGPVIHSPLRTAVDVDQVTEFVPEESVPYVGEALTILRAEVNSYAAVLGFVGAPFTLASYVVEGGSPKHYTKIKSLAFSQPKVLHALLQKFTNSMAKYIKYQADEGAQAVQIFDSWATKLSPVDFEEFSLPYLKQIVDSVKATHPDLPLILYASGSGGLLERLPLTGVDVVSLDWTVDMAEGRRRLGSNVAVQGNVDPGVLFGSKEFITKRIHDTALG